The sequence GCTCGACCAGTGAGTCGGGATCGACACCGCGCTCGGCGGCCACCACCCGGCGGAACGCCTCGCTGTGGTCGCCACACACCCCGTCGAGGTCCACCCCGAGAACGAAGTCGCCCGATCTCATGGCGCGGTGGGATGGCGGCGGCGGTCAGCCCGGGTGGGCGTCGAGGAAGTCCAGGGTGGCATCGATGAACGAGAAGCTCTTCGGGGTGGCGAAGTGGTCGACCCCGGGCAGGGACACGAACGTCGCGTTCGGGAGGCGGTCGAGCAACGGCTCCGCCGGTCCAGCGAAGTCCCGGTCGCCGAGCACCACCAGCACCGGGCAGGCGATGCGCGCCAGCCCGTCATCGGTGAGGGGACGGTGACCCGGACGGCGGAGGTAGGCCACCAGCGCGGCGGGGTCGGTGTCGGGCGCTTCGGCGAGCCCGCGGAAGTACTGCGCGATCGGGTTGGCCGGGTGCTCGCGTCCCTCGATCGCGGCTGCGATCACCTCGGTATCGTCGTCGCGGAACAGGTTGGCGCCCACCCCGGCCAACACCAGCCGTTGGAAGCGCTCGGGCTCCTCGGACGCGATGGAGAGCAGGACCCGGGCACCGAGTGAGAATCCGACGGCATCGAGGGGCCCGGGCGGCAGTGCAGCGGCAAGGGTCGATTCGAGCGCGTCGTAGGCCGCGGGATCCTGGGGCCGAGGAGCCGAACCATGGCCGAGCAGGTCGGGCGCGACGACCTCCCGCCCGGCGTCCTGCAGCAGGTCGATCCACCCGTTGTCGCGCCAGGTCCGCGCCGCGGAGGTGGCGAACCCGTGGACCAGGACGACCGGGGCGGAGCGGTTCACGGGCCGGAGACTAGCGGGGCTCGGAGCCGGTGCCGTCGCTGGAGGAGCTCGGTCGCAGACCTCAGGAGCACGCCGGCGGCGCAGCTGGGGGGATCCGGCCGCGGGTGCGCTGCCAGAGGCCGGACACTCCGTCGCGGGTGAGGTCGGCTACGGCGGCCTGCCCCGCCGGGGTGAGGTGCAGGCCGTCCTCGGTGCGGATGCGTACGAGGGAGCCGTCCGCCGCCGGAAGGTCCCACACGAAGCGGCCATCGGGGCCGGACATGACCCGCCAGTCGATCAGCCCGACACCGGGATCGCAACGGGCGATGCGGCGGTAGAGATCGTTCGCCACGTCGATGCGGGCCTCGATCGGCCCGTAGTAGCCGTTCGTCTGCGCGGGAGGGGCGAGCACCCAGGCCACCGGACGACCGCCGTGGCGAGCGCGGGCGGTGAGCACGCGCGCCAGGCGGTCCCACTCGGCCCAGGACTCGGGGGTGTCGGGCTCGATGACCCGGCCGTCCGGCGCGAGGTACAGCTCACGCTGCCACGGTGATCCCCAACCGCAGCACGATTCGAGCACCACGAGGTCGGGCTCGTAGGCGTCGATCGCCCGGTCGAGCTCTGCCTGCCAGGCGCCGTCGTTCTTCATGAGGTGCTGCCCCGGGCCACCGATGGCCATGCTGTCGATCCCCAGGCCGGCGAGCCGGTCGCGGATGCTCGGGTAGCTCTGGTGGAGCAGTGAATCGCCGAGGATGAGGACTCGCTCCAGCGGCGGCGGCGGGTCGGCGGGACCGTCGAGCGCGGCCGCTGGCGTACCGTCGGCCTGCTCGCCTGCTGCCAGAGACGTGTTGAGCTGCAAGCCGGGGTTGGAGGTGGCGACGGCCCGGCGGCCGGCCGCACCGTCGAGCAGGGTGGTGCCCGCGAGGAGGACCGCGACCGTGGCGACCAGCGCCCCCGCGATCAGGGGGCGGTGGCGGACGGCAGGGAGGCGTCCCTGCCGGATCGGCTGTTCGACCAGCAGGTAGGAACCGACGGCGATCGTCAGCGTGGCGCCGACTCGGATCCCGGCCAGCGCCCACCCGTCGACGCCCACGCGCTCGGGGGTGAGCCAGGCGAACAGCGGCCAGTGGAACAGGTAGACGCCGTAGCTGATGAGGCCCAGGGCGGCGAGTGGGCGCCACGCCAGCAGCCTGGCCAGTGGGCCGTCGTCGAGTGCGGCGACGATCAGGGCCACCGAGAGAGCAGCGACCACCCAGAAGCCCCCGCGGTAGAGCCAGCGTTGCTCGACACCGCCGAGCAGCATCGCCCCGGCCAGCGCGGCGAGCGCGGCGGGACCGAGCGCGTGCCGCCACCACCGCCCACGGAGGAACGCGGGCACCGCGAAGCCGGCGCCGATCGCGAGCAGCACGCCGGCGAGCAGCTCGAAGGCCCGGGTGTCGCTACCGAAGTACACGCGGGCGGTGTCGCCGCTTCGCGAGAGCCACCAGGTGGCGAGCATCGAGCCCAGCGCGGCGGCCCCGAACGTGAGTGCCCAGGCGCGGGCCCGTCGAGCGTTCCTGGCCAGGACGAACGCCACGATCGCGACCACCACGTAGAACTGCTCTTCGATGGCGAGGGACCAGAAGTGCAGGACCGGCGACGGCTCTTGGAACCCAGCGCCGTAGGGATCCCCGTTGAGGATGAACCGCCAGTTCGCCACGTACGCCAGCGCGCCGAGGACGTCACCTCGGAGGTTGCTGAGCAGGTGCGGATCGTTGCTCCCCGCGCAGACCGCCAGGACGAGCAGCAGGGTGAGCAACGCGGCCGGGAGCAGGCGCCGGAAGCGGCGAGCCCAGAAGGCGCGGAGATCGATGCGGCCCCGCCGGCGCCACTCGGCGAGGAGCAGGTTGGTGATCAGGAAGCCGGACAGGGTGAAGAACAGCGAGACCCCGAGAAACCCCCCTGGTAGCAACCCGGGCTCGAGGTGGTAGACGACCACCGTGGCGACCGCGATGCCGCGCAGACCGTCGAGTGCGGGCCGGTGGGGCAGGGTACGGGCCCTGCCTCCGGCCGGATCGGGGCGAACCTCGATGGCTGCGGGGTCGGCGGGCACAGCGTTCGCGGGCAGGGTGGGCAGGGCGCCGGGACGCAGGTCCAGAGCCACTGCTCATCCCCTCCGGCGGCGGGATCGGGAGGCCCTGGCTCGCTGCAACAGCGGTGAGTAGCGGACGATGCAGTAGAGGGCCCGCACGCCGTCGCGCCAGCCGATCTTCTTGCCCTCCTCGTAGGTGCGGCCGCTGTAGGAGATGCCG comes from Rhabdothermincola sediminis and encodes:
- a CDS encoding alpha/beta fold hydrolase; its protein translation is MNRSAPVVLVHGFATSAARTWRDNGWIDLLQDAGREVVAPDLLGHGSAPRPQDPAAYDALESTLAAALPPGPLDAVGFSLGARVLLSIASEEPERFQRLVLAGVGANLFRDDDTEVIAAAIEGREHPANPIAQYFRGLAEAPDTDPAALVAYLRRPGHRPLTDDGLARIACPVLVVLGDRDFAGPAEPLLDRLPNATFVSLPGVDHFATPKSFSFIDATLDFLDAHPG
- a CDS encoding acyltransferase family protein; the encoded protein is MALDLRPGALPTLPANAVPADPAAIEVRPDPAGGRARTLPHRPALDGLRGIAVATVVVYHLEPGLLPGGFLGVSLFFTLSGFLITNLLLAEWRRRGRIDLRAFWARRFRRLLPAALLTLLLVLAVCAGSNDPHLLSNLRGDVLGALAYVANWRFILNGDPYGAGFQEPSPVLHFWSLAIEEQFYVVVAIVAFVLARNARRARAWALTFGAAALGSMLATWWLSRSGDTARVYFGSDTRAFELLAGVLLAIGAGFAVPAFLRGRWWRHALGPAALAALAGAMLLGGVEQRWLYRGGFWVVAALSVALIVAALDDGPLARLLAWRPLAALGLISYGVYLFHWPLFAWLTPERVGVDGWALAGIRVGATLTIAVGSYLLVEQPIRQGRLPAVRHRPLIAGALVATVAVLLAGTTLLDGAAGRRAVATSNPGLQLNTSLAAGEQADGTPAAALDGPADPPPPLERVLILGDSLLHQSYPSIRDRLAGLGIDSMAIGGPGQHLMKNDGAWQAELDRAIDAYEPDLVVLESCCGWGSPWQRELYLAPDGRVIEPDTPESWAEWDRLARVLTARARHGGRPVAWVLAPPAQTNGYYGPIEARIDVANDLYRRIARCDPGVGLIDWRVMSGPDGRFVWDLPAADGSLVRIRTEDGLHLTPAGQAAVADLTRDGVSGLWQRTRGRIPPAAPPACS